In Caballeronia sp. Lep1P3, a single genomic region encodes these proteins:
- a CDS encoding DUF1428 domain-containing protein, with translation MTHYVDGFVVPVRLDRIDAYRAMAEEAGKIWLEHGALQFVETIADDVKPGQLTSFPQSVQLQEGETVAFSWIRYESREARDTVNAKVMNDPRLKAMMEKEEPPFDARRMFFGGFETIVELGRG, from the coding sequence ATGACGCACTATGTGGACGGTTTCGTGGTACCGGTGCGCTTAGACAGGATCGATGCCTATCGCGCGATGGCCGAGGAAGCGGGAAAAATCTGGCTGGAACATGGCGCGCTGCAGTTCGTGGAAACCATCGCGGATGACGTCAAGCCCGGCCAGCTCACATCGTTTCCGCAAAGCGTGCAATTGCAGGAAGGCGAGACGGTCGCGTTTTCGTGGATACGTTATGAATCGCGCGAAGCTCGCGACACGGTCAACGCAAAGGTCATGAACGACCCGCGTCTGAAGGCCATGATGGAAAAGGAAGAGCCGCCTTTCGACGCCCGGCGCATGTTCTTTGGCGGCTTTGAGACGATCGTCGAACTCGGGCGCGGCTAG